The following proteins are encoded in a genomic region of Candidatus Dormiibacterota bacterium:
- a CDS encoding cytochrome c oxidase subunit 3 family protein: protein MSSEAAAAAAARHATTAPAHQFDSTAQQRETASLGMWVFLVTEMMFFGGLFLAYVVYRAAYPRAFVLGSHELDIVLGTTNTAVLIASSLTMALAVRSAQLGRSRGLVTFLVLTMILGSVFLGIKAYEYHHKYVEGFVPGPDFHYPGAEEPHVRIFFCLYFGLTGLHALHMIIGLGVLAVMLVMGARGRFGPGYYNPIECSGLYWHFVDIVWIFLFPLLYLVGRHT from the coding sequence GTGTCCTCTGAAGCCGCCGCGGCCGCCGCGGCGCGCCACGCGACCACGGCCCCGGCGCACCAGTTCGATTCGACGGCCCAGCAGCGCGAGACCGCCTCGCTCGGGATGTGGGTCTTCCTCGTGACCGAGATGATGTTCTTCGGCGGTCTGTTCCTGGCGTACGTGGTGTACCGCGCCGCCTACCCGCGCGCCTTCGTCCTCGGCAGCCACGAGCTCGACATCGTCCTCGGAACGACCAACACCGCCGTGCTGATCGCCAGCAGCCTCACCATGGCGCTGGCGGTGCGCTCGGCGCAGCTCGGCCGGAGCCGCGGCCTCGTGACGTTCCTGGTCCTGACGATGATCCTGGGGAGCGTCTTCCTGGGAATCAAGGCCTACGAATACCACCACAAGTACGTCGAGGGATTCGTGCCGGGGCCTGACTTCCATTATCCCGGCGCGGAGGAGCCGCACGTCCGGATCTTCTTCTGCCTCTACTTCGGCCTGACCGGCCTGCACGCCCTGCACATGATCATCGGGCTCGGTGTCCTCGCCGTGATGCTCGTCATGGGGGCGCGCGGCCGCTTCGGACCAGGCTATTACAATCCGATCGAGTGCTCGGGCCTTTACTGGCACTTCGTGGATATCGTCTGGATCTTCCTCTTCCCGCTCTTGTATCTCGTCGGGAGGCATACGTGA
- a CDS encoding DUF5674 family protein, whose protein sequence is MSHELPGSVGGELHADAEQLLLEQGSAQADLWGANCFPGQGGKST, encoded by the coding sequence ATGAGCCACGAACTGCCCGGTTCCGTCGGCGGCGAGCTTCACGCCGACGCGGAGCAGCTGCTTCTGGAACAGGGCAGCGCCCAGGCGGATCTCTGGGGCGCGAACTGCTTTCCGGGGCAGGGCGGGAAGTCGACATGA
- a CDS encoding ABC transporter permease, whose protein sequence is MIDTLVQDLKFGLRSLVKNPGFTAVAVLALALGIGANSAIFSVVNAILLRPLPYPQPDRLMSVWQNNSVRGWHKDVITPADFVDFRREARSFESMATFFGRGFNLQSGVTAERVRGADVSLDFFRVLRMIPATGRGFTTQDETGGSGRIAVIGHALWERRFGADPRAVGRSITLNSESVTIVGIAPPGFRYPDQAEIWTLAKNVVPLNPFVPVATDIKEVRGMHYLYCIARLAEGSGREQAQAELDTIAARLEKQYPASNANTGVEIIPLHESIVGDVRPALLVFLGAVGLVLLIACANVANMSLARAAARRREVAVRTALGATRLRLVRQCLTESLLLSSLGGVAGLLLAMWGTDLLVALGPETLPGGRAISVDTRVLGFTLLLSVLTGVLFGLVPALQASATDPQELLREGGRGSTAGPRARVLRRALVVSEMAIALVLLAGAGLLVRSFLRLQHIDPGLSVDRVLTLRLSLPDARYAENPQQIHYYDELLRRAAGLPGVGAAAVTSNLPLGGSDSVLNFSIEGRPDAKRGEEPESGFHQVSPDYFRALGIPLLRGRSFDARDLQKAPGVVVISETMARRYWPGEDPMGRRLSFGTNDKGELYWMTVVGIAADVLQKGLHTAPRAEAYVSYMQWPSRYSTLIVRSGLDPAGLEAAVGREALAVDPDIPLYEVKTMREVLDGSLASRRFDMALLALFAALAVLLAAVGLYGTMAYMVTQRTHEIGIRMALGARRGDVLRLVVGQGMALTLAGVTLGVLGALALTRVLSTLLVGVAVTDPWTFGAVAALLSAVAFVACYLPARRAARVDPLIALRCE, encoded by the coding sequence ATGATCGACACGCTCGTCCAGGACCTGAAGTTCGGCCTGCGCTCGCTCGTGAAGAACCCCGGGTTCACGGCCGTGGCCGTGCTCGCCCTCGCCCTGGGGATCGGCGCCAACAGCGCCATCTTCAGCGTCGTGAACGCCATCCTCCTGCGGCCGCTGCCGTACCCGCAACCGGACCGGCTGATGTCGGTGTGGCAGAACAACTCCGTGCGCGGCTGGCACAAGGATGTGATCACCCCGGCCGACTTCGTCGATTTCCGCAGGGAGGCGCGCTCGTTCGAGAGCATGGCGACCTTCTTCGGGCGCGGGTTCAACCTGCAATCCGGTGTGACGGCGGAGCGCGTGCGCGGCGCCGACGTCTCGCTCGACTTCTTCCGCGTGCTGCGGATGATCCCGGCGACGGGACGCGGCTTCACCACGCAGGACGAGACCGGCGGGAGCGGCCGCATCGCGGTCATCGGCCACGCCCTCTGGGAGCGCCGCTTCGGCGCCGATCCGCGGGCGGTCGGCCGGTCGATCACGCTCAACAGCGAGAGCGTCACCATCGTCGGGATCGCCCCCCCGGGGTTCCGCTACCCTGACCAGGCGGAGATCTGGACACTGGCGAAGAACGTGGTGCCGTTGAACCCGTTCGTCCCCGTCGCCACGGACATCAAGGAGGTGCGCGGCATGCACTATCTCTACTGCATCGCGCGCCTCGCCGAAGGGAGCGGTCGGGAGCAGGCGCAGGCGGAGCTCGACACGATCGCGGCCCGTCTCGAGAAGCAGTATCCCGCGAGCAACGCCAACACGGGGGTCGAGATCATTCCGCTGCACGAGTCGATCGTGGGGGACGTGCGGCCGGCCCTCCTCGTCTTCCTCGGCGCCGTCGGCCTCGTCCTTCTGATCGCCTGCGCCAACGTGGCGAACATGTCGCTGGCGCGGGCGGCGGCGCGCCGCCGGGAGGTGGCGGTGCGCACGGCGCTGGGGGCGACCCGCCTGCGCCTGGTGCGGCAGTGCCTGACCGAGAGCCTCCTGCTGTCGTCCCTCGGCGGCGTCGCCGGGCTGCTCCTGGCGATGTGGGGGACCGACCTCCTCGTGGCGCTGGGCCCCGAGACACTCCCCGGCGGGCGCGCCATCTCCGTGGACACGCGCGTGCTCGGGTTCACACTCCTCCTGTCCGTCCTGACCGGCGTCCTGTTCGGCCTGGTCCCGGCCCTGCAGGCATCCGCCACCGACCCGCAAGAATTGCTGCGCGAGGGGGGACGCGGCTCGACCGCGGGCCCGCGCGCCCGCGTCCTGCGCCGCGCCCTGGTGGTCTCCGAGATGGCGATCGCCCTCGTCCTCCTCGCCGGAGCCGGCCTCCTGGTCAGGAGCTTCCTGCGCCTGCAGCACATCGACCCGGGGCTGTCGGTCGACCGCGTGCTGACGCTGCGGCTCAGCCTCCCAGACGCCCGTTACGCGGAGAACCCGCAACAGATCCACTATTACGACGAGCTCCTGCGGCGCGCGGCGGGCCTGCCGGGAGTCGGCGCGGCCGCGGTGACGAGCAACCTGCCGCTGGGCGGCTCCGACTCCGTCCTCAATTTCTCGATCGAGGGACGGCCGGACGCGAAGCGCGGCGAGGAGCCCGAGTCCGGATTCCACCAGGTCAGCCCCGACTACTTCCGCGCGCTGGGGATTCCCCTGCTGCGCGGGCGGTCGTTCGACGCGCGCGATCTCCAGAAGGCGCCGGGCGTCGTGGTGATCAGCGAGACGATGGCCCGGCGCTACTGGCCCGGGGAGGACCCCATGGGACGCCGGCTCTCGTTCGGGACCAACGACAAGGGGGAGCTCTACTGGATGACCGTCGTCGGCATCGCCGCCGACGTCCTGCAGAAGGGGCTGCACACCGCGCCGCGCGCCGAGGCGTACGTGTCGTACATGCAGTGGCCGTCGCGCTACTCGACCCTGATCGTGCGCAGCGGTCTCGACCCGGCCGGCCTCGAGGCGGCCGTGGGGCGCGAGGCGCTGGCGGTCGATCCGGACATTCCCCTGTACGAGGTGAAGACCATGCGCGAGGTCCTCGACGGGTCGCTCGCCTCGCGACGCTTCGACATGGCGCTTCTTGCCCTGTTCGCGGCGCTGGCGGTCCTGCTGGCGGCCGTCGGTTTGTACGGGACGATGGCGTATATGGTGACGCAGCGCACGCACGAGATCGGTATCCGCATGGCGCTCGGCGCGCGCAGGGGGGACGTCCTCCGCCTGGTCGTGGGTCAGGGGATGGCCCTGACCCTCGCGGGCGTAACGCTCGGCGTTCTCGGCGCGCTCGCTCTGACGCGCGTTCTGTCGACGCTGCTCGTGGGGGTCGCGGTGACGGACCCCTGGACCTTCGGCGCCGTGGCGGCGCTCCTGTCGGCCGTCGCATTCGTCGCCTGCTACCTCCCCGCCCGCAGGGCGGCGCGCGTCGACCCGCTCATCGCCCTGCGTTGCGAGTAG
- a CDS encoding cytochrome C oxidase subunit IV family protein — protein sequence MKIAPGEAHVVPVGVYLAVFVALMLLTAVTTAAAFHDLGPLNNVVALGIATLKATLVVLFFMHVRYGTRLTPLVITAGLFWLVILIALSLTDYLTRGWLGVPGR from the coding sequence GTGAAGATCGCGCCCGGCGAAGCACACGTCGTCCCGGTCGGAGTCTATCTTGCCGTGTTCGTGGCCCTCATGCTGCTGACCGCCGTAACGACCGCCGCGGCCTTCCACGACCTCGGGCCGCTCAACAACGTCGTCGCGCTCGGCATCGCCACGCTGAAGGCAACCCTCGTCGTCCTGTTCTTCATGCACGTGCGCTACGGCACGCGCCTGACACCGCTCGTGATCACCGCCGGCCTGTTCTGGCTGGTCATCCTCATCGCCCTGAGCCTGACCGACTACCTCACGCGCGGCTGGCTGGGCGTCCCGGGGCGGTAA
- a CDS encoding DUF4097 family beta strand repeat-containing protein: protein MRSKTAVLFLSVLALLALTSVASAETTRTVRAELSADALGHFAVENLAGTMRVVPASGRTVAAVATVHAETDALANAVRFEQVAGRMGVPTLRVRYPLDEESSLRYPGHRKEAGILDSMFGGSSSNTEYDGHKVKVSERSGVLLYADVEVQVPRHLDNAVFRNLVGFLEGKGLEGRILFDSGSGDITIASVKGEIRTDTGSGDVTATDASGAFSCDTGSGDCDLTGFSGDTVHCDVGSGHVTVRKVTALHMDVDTGSGDVRVTEGDIQEFLADTGSGSVRLENHGTRLTRVKADTGSGDVVLRLAPSASFEALADQGSGDLLVRYNDAQPIVRHKEVIGYRRGDARTKIDVDTGSGDLTIEPGA from the coding sequence ATGCGATCGAAAACCGCAGTGCTCTTCCTCAGCGTCCTGGCGCTCCTGGCCCTGACATCGGTCGCCTCGGCCGAGACCACGCGCACCGTCCGCGCCGAGCTGTCGGCCGACGCGCTCGGCCACTTCGCGGTCGAAAACCTGGCCGGCACGATGCGCGTCGTCCCGGCGAGCGGCAGGACGGTCGCCGCCGTGGCCACCGTCCACGCCGAGACCGACGCCCTGGCCAACGCCGTCAGATTCGAGCAGGTCGCCGGCAGGATGGGCGTGCCGACCCTGCGCGTGCGCTACCCGCTCGACGAAGAATCCTCCCTGCGCTATCCGGGTCACCGGAAGGAGGCGGGAATCCTCGATTCGATGTTCGGCGGGAGCAGCAGCAACACCGAGTACGACGGTCACAAGGTGAAAGTCAGCGAGCGGAGCGGTGTCCTGCTCTACGCCGACGTCGAGGTGCAGGTGCCACGCCATCTCGACAACGCCGTCTTCCGCAACCTGGTCGGCTTCCTCGAGGGAAAGGGATTGGAGGGGAGGATCCTGTTCGACAGCGGGAGCGGCGACATCACGATCGCGTCGGTCAAGGGGGAGATCAGGACCGACACCGGCTCGGGCGACGTCACGGCGACCGACGCGTCCGGAGCGTTCTCCTGCGACACCGGAAGCGGCGACTGCGACCTGACCGGCTTCAGCGGCGACACCGTCCATTGCGACGTCGGCTCGGGACACGTGACGGTCCGCAAGGTGACGGCGCTTCACATGGACGTCGACACCGGCTCGGGGGACGTGCGCGTCACCGAAGGGGACATCCAGGAATTCCTCGCCGACACCGGCTCCGGCAGCGTCCGTCTCGAGAACCACGGCACCCGCCTGACGCGCGTCAAGGCCGACACAGGCTCGGGGGACGTCGTCCTCCGTCTCGCCCCCAGCGCCTCCTTCGAGGCGCTCGCCGACCAGGGGAGCGGCGACCTGCTGGTACGGTACAACGACGCACAGCCGATCGTCCGCCACAAGGAGGTCATCGGCTACCGCCGCGGCGACGCCCGCACCAAAATCGACGTCGACACCGGCAGCGGCGACCTGACGATCGAGCCGGGGGCGTAG
- a CDS encoding ATP-binding protein, producing MTDGAGRARRRPRDRTISHERRIILLALLAGGAAVVVSMVILWTGDYSAKVQWTLSAFILGTWLGFAFAARERVVRPLQIVSNLLAALREGDFSIRARGARLDDALGEVLVEVNALAETLRQQRLGALEATALLRKVMEEIDVAVFAFDGDDRLRLVNRAGERLLARPVERLPGADAAELGLAGCLRADAAPILDLAFPGRTGRFEVRRGTFRQGGLSHQLLVLSDVSRALREEERQAWQRLIRVMGHELNNSLAPIKSLAGSLEQLVDREPRPPDWEDDMRRGLEVIAARSESLSRFMDGYARLARLPPPRFASVAVGPLVRRVAGLETRLAVLLDPGPETTVRADADQLEQLLINLVRNGVDAALETGGGVRCGWHRVNGSPAALEVFVEDDGPGLPNTTNLFVPFFTTKQQGSGIGLVLSRQIAEAHGGSLTLQNRDREPGCRARLRLPLQ from the coding sequence GTGACGGACGGGGCCGGCCGGGCTCGACGCCGGCCGCGCGATCGGACGATCTCCCACGAGCGACGCATCATCCTCCTGGCCCTTCTCGCCGGGGGCGCCGCCGTCGTCGTGTCGATGGTCATCCTGTGGACGGGCGACTACAGCGCCAAGGTGCAGTGGACGCTGTCCGCCTTCATCCTCGGCACCTGGCTCGGGTTCGCCTTCGCCGCGCGCGAGCGCGTCGTGCGGCCGCTGCAGATCGTCTCGAACCTCCTGGCGGCCCTGCGCGAGGGAGATTTTTCGATCCGGGCGCGCGGGGCGCGGCTGGACGACGCCCTGGGCGAGGTGCTGGTGGAGGTGAACGCGCTGGCCGAGACCCTGCGCCAGCAGCGCCTCGGGGCGCTCGAGGCGACGGCGCTCCTGCGCAAGGTCATGGAGGAGATCGACGTCGCGGTGTTCGCCTTCGACGGCGACGACCGGCTGCGCCTCGTGAACCGGGCCGGTGAGCGCCTGCTGGCGCGCCCGGTCGAGCGCCTGCCGGGGGCCGACGCCGCCGAGCTGGGGCTGGCCGGCTGCCTGCGGGCGGACGCGGCGCCGATCCTCGACCTCGCCTTCCCCGGACGGACCGGGCGGTTCGAGGTGCGTCGCGGCACCTTCCGTCAGGGCGGCCTGTCGCACCAGCTCCTGGTCCTGAGCGACGTCAGCCGCGCGCTGCGCGAGGAGGAGCGCCAGGCCTGGCAGCGCCTCATCCGCGTCATGGGACACGAGCTGAACAACTCCCTCGCCCCGATCAAGTCGCTCGCCGGCAGCCTGGAGCAGCTGGTCGATCGCGAGCCGCGCCCCCCCGACTGGGAGGATGACATGCGACGCGGCCTCGAGGTCATCGCCGCTCGCTCCGAATCGCTCAGCCGCTTCATGGACGGCTACGCCCGGCTCGCCCGCCTGCCGCCGCCGCGCTTCGCCAGCGTCGCCGTGGGACCGCTGGTGCGCCGGGTCGCCGGGCTCGAGACGAGGCTGGCCGTCCTCCTCGACCCGGGTCCCGAGACGACCGTGCGGGCCGACGCCGACCAGCTCGAGCAGCTCCTGATCAACCTGGTGCGGAACGGCGTCGACGCGGCCCTCGAGACCGGCGGCGGCGTGCGCTGCGGCTGGCACCGGGTGAACGGCTCCCCCGCCGCTCTTGAAGTGTTCGTCGAGGACGACGGCCCGGGTCTCCCGAACACCACGAACCTGTTCGTTCCATTCTTCACCACCAAGCAGCAGGGGTCCGGCATCGGCCTGGTCCTGAGCCGCCAGATCGCCGAGGCCCACGGCGGCAGCCTGACCTTGCAGAACCGCGACCGCGAGCCGGGGTGCCGGGCGCGGCTGCGGCTGCCGCTCCAGTGA
- a CDS encoding M28 family peptidase, which produces MGHARVVAAAAVLLAACVRQGSGVPLPAGRSPISAGDVRRHVQELAGDAYEGRGAGYAGEDRAAAYIEARFRTIGLRPAGDPSSSGRSYRQEFQFHPHAPELPGQVLASRNVVGFLEGDDRTLRQEIVVLGAHHDGQGLAGQADADRYPAADGSTDDTIWNSADDNASSVAVLIEVARSILRDRVPHHRSIVFVTFGAEEHALNGSVHYVTDPPYPLERHVAMVNLEKLGRVPAQEIVAAATGSCACWDDILAKANAGTGRKVRPAIAEIVSDTDHYPFDAERIPAIVLGAVHEEDTHRPTDSSDKIGYEALAARADYVRAVTLELLNRRDTPRFTAPPGPDLGLIPVVASDSEIRILGLPEGSGALKVSSVIPGLPASRAGLSPGDFIVKLEGRTLETAADKDAVQKAADGSSGPIEVSVLRQGRLEVVSIRPGRPDRG; this is translated from the coding sequence ATGGGCCACGCACGCGTCGTCGCCGCGGCCGCCGTTCTCCTGGCCGCGTGCGTCCGGCAAGGGTCGGGCGTGCCGCTCCCGGCCGGGCGGTCGCCGATCTCCGCGGGCGACGTGCGGCGCCACGTCCAGGAGCTGGCGGGCGACGCCTACGAAGGGAGGGGCGCCGGTTATGCCGGTGAAGACCGGGCCGCCGCTTACATCGAGGCCCGGTTCCGGACGATCGGACTGCGCCCCGCGGGGGACCCGTCGTCCTCGGGCCGCTCCTACCGGCAGGAGTTCCAGTTCCACCCGCACGCCCCCGAGCTGCCGGGACAGGTCCTGGCCTCGCGGAACGTCGTCGGCTTCCTGGAGGGGGACGACCGGACCCTGCGCCAGGAGATCGTCGTGCTCGGCGCGCACCACGACGGGCAGGGACTCGCAGGCCAGGCGGACGCCGATCGCTATCCCGCCGCGGACGGCTCGACTGACGATACGATCTGGAACAGCGCGGACGACAACGCGTCGAGCGTCGCCGTCCTGATCGAGGTGGCCCGCTCGATCCTGCGGGACAGGGTCCCCCACCACCGGTCGATCGTGTTCGTGACCTTCGGAGCGGAGGAGCACGCCCTCAACGGCTCGGTGCATTACGTGACGGATCCCCCCTACCCTCTCGAGCGGCACGTCGCCATGGTGAACCTCGAGAAGCTGGGCCGTGTCCCGGCCCAGGAGATCGTGGCGGCCGCCACCGGCAGCTGCGCCTGCTGGGACGACATCCTGGCGAAGGCCAACGCCGGGACCGGCCGGAAGGTCCGCCCGGCCATCGCCGAAATCGTCTCCGACACCGACCACTACCCCTTCGACGCCGAGCGCATTCCCGCCATCGTCCTGGGAGCCGTCCACGAGGAGGACACGCACCGGCCTACCGACTCGTCGGACAAGATTGGCTACGAGGCGCTGGCCGCCCGCGCGGACTACGTGCGGGCCGTCACGCTCGAGCTCCTGAACCGGCGCGACACGCCGCGCTTCACGGCGCCGCCCGGCCCGGATCTGGGGCTGATCCCGGTCGTGGCGTCCGACTCCGAGATCCGGATCCTCGGTCTTCCGGAGGGTTCGGGGGCGCTCAAGGTCTCGAGCGTGATCCCGGGTCTGCCGGCCTCCCGGGCGGGCCTGTCGCCCGGGGACTTCATCGTGAAGCTGGAGGGCCGGACCCTGGAGACCGCCGCCGACAAGGACGCGGTGCAGAAGGCGGCGGACGGCTCGTCCGGACCGATCGAGGTGTCGGTGCTGAGACAGGGACGGCTGGAGGTCGTCTCGATCCGGCCCGGGCGCCCCGATCGCGGTTGA
- a CDS encoding sigma-54 dependent transcriptional regulator, with translation MKIKDSTTARILVADDQQDVREALRLLLKGEGFAIDAAASPGAVLEAAKTQEYDALLIDLNYSRDTTSGREGLDLLARLLALDSTLPVIVMTAWGSVDVAVEAMRRGARDFVQKPWDNPRLVAILRTQVELGRALRRGQRLEAENLVLRGEGGPRLIAESAAMRPVLELIQRVGPSDANVLITGENGSGKGVTAQALHAVSRRSTSPLVTVNAGGFSEGVFESELFGHVKGAFTDARADRVGRFELADGGTLLLDEIANLPPGLQGKLLRVLETGEFERVGSSRTRKVDVRVVSATNADIAAEVAAGRFRQDLLFRLNTIEIHLPPLRDRREDIPVLARHFLTQHAARYRKTLDGFDDPAMRALLEHRWPGNVRELDHAVERSVLMGSGPLVSTSDLSLRVAADGHPSLEEMSLEEVESFLIRKTLARHNGNVSQAAEALGLSRSALYRRLQRYRL, from the coding sequence ATGAAGATCAAAGACTCCACCACCGCCCGGATCCTGGTCGCCGACGACCAGCAGGACGTGCGGGAGGCCCTGCGCCTCCTGCTCAAGGGGGAAGGGTTCGCCATCGACGCGGCCGCCTCCCCCGGAGCCGTGCTGGAAGCGGCGAAGACGCAGGAGTACGACGCCCTCCTGATCGATCTCAATTACTCGCGCGACACGACGTCCGGGCGCGAGGGGCTCGACCTCCTGGCGCGCCTTCTGGCGCTCGATTCGACGCTTCCGGTCATCGTCATGACCGCCTGGGGGAGCGTCGACGTGGCGGTCGAGGCGATGCGCCGCGGCGCGCGCGACTTCGTGCAGAAGCCGTGGGACAACCCGCGCCTCGTGGCGATCCTGCGCACGCAGGTCGAGCTCGGCCGGGCGCTGCGGCGCGGGCAGAGGCTGGAGGCCGAGAATCTGGTGCTGCGCGGCGAGGGTGGCCCGCGCCTCATCGCCGAGTCGGCCGCCATGCGGCCAGTGCTCGAGCTGATCCAGCGCGTCGGACCGTCGGACGCCAACGTCCTCATCACCGGCGAGAACGGCTCGGGGAAGGGGGTCACGGCGCAGGCGCTGCACGCCGTGTCGCGCCGATCGACCTCCCCGCTCGTGACCGTGAACGCCGGCGGCTTCTCCGAGGGGGTGTTCGAGAGCGAGCTGTTCGGGCACGTGAAGGGGGCGTTCACCGACGCGCGGGCCGACCGGGTCGGACGGTTCGAGCTGGCGGACGGGGGCACCCTGCTCCTGGACGAGATCGCGAATCTCCCGCCGGGCCTCCAGGGGAAGCTCCTGCGCGTCCTGGAGACGGGGGAGTTCGAGAGGGTCGGCTCGTCCCGCACGCGCAAGGTGGACGTGCGCGTCGTCTCCGCCACCAACGCCGACATCGCCGCCGAGGTCGCCGCCGGCCGTTTCCGCCAGGACCTCCTGTTCCGGCTCAATACGATCGAGATCCACCTCCCTCCCCTGCGCGATCGCCGCGAGGACATCCCGGTCCTGGCGCGCCACTTCCTGACGCAGCACGCGGCGCGCTATCGCAAGACGCTCGACGGGTTCGACGACCCCGCCATGCGGGCGCTCCTGGAGCACCGCTGGCCCGGGAACGTGCGCGAGCTCGATCACGCCGTGGAGCGCTCCGTCCTGATGGGTTCGGGGCCGCTCGTCAGCACATCGGACCTGTCCCTGCGGGTCGCGGCCGACGGCCATCCGAGCCTCGAGGAGATGAGCCTCGAGGAGGTCGAATCGTTCCTCATCCGCAAGACGCTGGCGCGCCACAACGGCAACGTCAGCCAGGCCGCGGAGGCCCTGGGCCTCAGCCGCAGCGCCCTGTACCGCCGCCTGCAGCGGTACAGGCTGTGA